A window of Phaseolus vulgaris cultivar G19833 chromosome 4, P. vulgaris v2.0, whole genome shotgun sequence genomic DNA:
CCTAGGGGCAAAATATAACTCGGCCCTTCTCATCAAACACGAGTTTGATGTGGTGTCTCTGAAGAAGTACACAGGTAGGatcttcttcttgcacctcttagAATACTTGCACACTCTCATGCATACTTGCATAACATTTTATCCACTTGCATAATTATGCCATCTAACTTTTCCTTTTACCCTTGATGTAGACATGACTTCAGGGAAAGATAGAAGGAGGACATTACTGGAGCTTGCCCGGACCAGGGGGGCCAAGGGGACTGGTTCTTCCTCCTCTACCACCGAGCCCATCGCAGctctgatgactttttacggcaagtgcatcgcgtttgtcaaaagtaataattgtccctaagaacggatatcgatcccacaaggaacagtgaattatcgagtacaataatcgctaaatataaaaacagaacaattaaaagagttttgaattaattgtgttggcactgatcaataagaaaacaaacaaagaattagttgtttcaattggaaaaataaggattagtttcatctctctcactctcaagtattttgattagcatgtcaatattaagttctttgattgaaattgatgcccgtataaaaatcatttatatcgattcctcgcatataaaatccttaagaatgtcccctaactatcgatccctcgcataattataagaacaacttagaacgaagctcagacgtttaatagcaattatcATTTCCAGTCTATTCTTatcactcaaatatgttaagtattgttgtttaggtccgaaccctaaaaatacctcccggtcagatttaagattctcaatttgtcacggaaaattaaaagtaaaacaacaataccaataatcaatcaagaactgaatattaatatataaaatatcacctcaatacataagagtttgagcagattactcccaatcccaaaggggtagaattagccacgcatacttctatcaccttccattctcccaattgggttacaattcactctatggtgttttcctctcaatctcgcaccctaaggttgagcctctagccctctatttatcctagttttctagggtcaggttgtttattgtgtcgcgctaatgggctaaatgataaaacataaaaaaggcccaatctttctttgcatcttttccattctgggaccttctatctttatccttttagctcaaatcattcatctttaatccaaatctccaatcttccttagaaatctgcaattaacaccaaatttgggaataaaatactcttattcaaataaagatcataaaaaatgtaaaaaggtataaattcataaattagggattattttatatgtaaattagcaataaatcctcataagtgcctatattttaatatgaaatattactgaaagtagacacttatcactctccccaacttagaatcttgcttgtcctcaagcaaagtaaatgaatatatttgaatttaaatatcaaacagcttaattcactaaacaacagatcaaattagaaacttatgatgcttccaaattcaaatatagaaaattatagacacaatcaatttccaggatcaaatcaaaacaaataaatgacaattcatcaaggaatatcttctcatatgctcacgggtaagtgtttctctatattttcactgaatcataacaaatcacagttgcttttcatttcatcttcaaatcacaaacatattagaaacatgaatcttgaggtcttttccagggttgtaatgaggttgggcttccaaaaaatattggtttttcttagataacaaaatgcacatcttaaagaagaagaacatacctacaatgcaattatagagaacatatatattatctagttaccactttctttcgatgtcacctttttccccattttctttcttttcatgattttcatgaattttttatcttttttttatttctttttcttcttctgtttctcttttttttttcaataataggaaaagattcttcctattttcaactttttgaactttcaaaatcagaaccaaccattcccttttctatatgtattgcatctatattctccttccttagacatgctaaagggtagaaaattatatcaataaaggttaaggtgcaatattaacaaaaaatttcttagcccaaaggggatataaaaaaaatggaattctaatataaaggttggctttttggccctggctcctaattaacacaaacaaatgcctcaatcatcttcatgctcttttatgatgcaacaaaaataaaaattaagcaaccacaactgtcaattcatcagtaaaactctcaaaaaaactgtttaaggttcacacactcacttggtttaaatggtctcattcctttttgtcttgtcattatctgtcctaatcaatcatcctgttaaattttcatgtatcatatttgaactacatttgaatagggattcaatcatattttcttttctaacctgtgtctaattcatctcactatttaatatttaaacacaaattcttttttccacaattcaaaattaatattctagttcttttttatttcaaaaaaaaaaaactagaaaacaaacaaattaaaactgaaatttagtcaagaaagataattcaagacttaaaattaccaaactaataaaacaggaaatttattcaaaataagcaataaaaacaaaccaaacaaataagcaaataaacaaaaaacaaaataaccgaaaaataaaataaataaaataagaaaaaatccaaataactgaaaagaaaagagaattagagagataaaaccatatttttgttcaatcctctattcttaagaagtcatccagcattttgttaaaatttttatctacagtcttgcttcatttgctggatctgtccccctgaataatagaacctgtccccaggtcaaaaatacataacctgcaaaatgattaggaggcatataggattttttttttattcttatttacttttattttttattttttattttaaataaaatcagcaaaggtaataaaacaacataaaactaaaatgtggactgggttgcctcccagtaagcgctcgtttaacgtcatctagcttgacgcCTGTTTATTTCAAGATGGACAACTCTCTTTGTTGCATCATGTTGTATGCATTCTTCCTCGTtacaagaacatcttcaaccacacgATAAGGATCTTTGATGGATCTTTTTGCCAACTGCATCTTGGTGGGTTGAACCTCCAAATCGCCTAAATACAGTGCAGCCTTGTCCACAGATAAAACACCTATAGACACGGGAAGATTAAAACTTCCTAAGTTCTTAGAATTTTGAAGCAAGTCCCTTTGAGTCATGATACTGCATCTAGCCTCCAACTCTCTATTTCTCTCTTCAATATAGCTCCTATTCTTCAGAAATCTCTCAAATGTTGAATTTTGCTTCagatttcctgcaaaataattcCTAGGGAGCAATTTGTCAAAGAATTTTCTGTCCTTCTCTGTTTTTGAAGGAGgatgaggatatgataaatctttttcaagaacacttctctccttatttttaattttttcttcctcacttcttttcatttctctctctaactcctcagtctcatcttctttttcagCTATTACCTTATTGCAATGCTCTTTTGGGCTGGTTTGGTTGTCAACTAAAAACTGACCACTTTGTATTTCTTCAAATTGTTTAGCCACTTTTCCCATTTGGATCTCTATATTCCTGATCGTTGTCATGCTATTTTCTTCCATTATCACAAGCTTTGTTAGGGCTTCTTCAACTTTACTCATTCTTTCAAGCATGGATGAATCCTCAACTTCAGATGAATTGTTCAGATAAGAAcagtgaccattaggatgatcacctccacaaaaatcacacatgATTGATTGACTCTGGCTTTAAGATGAATGCACAACATATAACTGTTGGggcaatttagccatttgtgcgGTTAGTTGCCCAATCTGCTGtgtcagaattttattttgagccaaGAGTGCATTTTCTAACGACCCTTCCTTCTGAGTATTTTGTATATCATGTTGGGCTTGATAATTAGTTGACACCAATGCAACAATAATCCTTGTcgcttgttctacatcaagAGCCATCATTGTGCCGCTAGCTGcagcatctaggagcatctttgTGTTAGATCTGAGACCGGTGAAaaatatgctcagttgagcaatatcttcaaacccatgatttgggcattttctaaGTAACATTTTAAATCTTTCCAATGTCTCACAGAATGATTCATCTACTCCTTGTCTGAACACAGAAatttcagactttgctttgatgtagctagaaattggaaaaaatctttgcagAAATTTTTCCTCTACCTCCTTCCAACTAGTGAGACTCTGATTTGGAAGTGATCTGAGCCAATCCTTAGCCTTTCCTGCCAAtgacaaagaaaacaaacacatataAGCATTTTCAAGATCACTTGATTGAAAGCCcattgttcccaccaattcataaaatgtagacAAATGTGAACATGGATCCTCATGATCCATTGCTTTGAATTGATGAGTAatgatgagagtgagaaaattAGGATTTATTTTCAAGGCCTTAGCGGTAGCAGGTATTGCGATACTAGAATAATGCCTTGGTCCTtggtacatgacataatctccaagtgtcctCTTAGTAGGTGGTGCTTGTTCTTCTGCCATGTTGCTTTCTTCCTAAAACATatcagtgaaaaaaaaaaacagagtatttttttttctttaaagaaaaagtaaaataaaataaaaacaaatctacaaaataaaataaaaataaaacaaaaacaaaaataaaacactaaaatgacgttaagagaaaaataacaaaaatattaaaaaaaaaatatacagataaaaccaaaactaaaaacagaataaaagaaaacacttaaaaacaagaaataacgtacataaaaataaaaaataaatacgaggaataaaataaataaaaatttaaaataaagctAAACAAGAATAAAACTGAAAAGTATAATTGTAAACAACTAACAAAATTTCTAACTAACTTacgtaaaaataattaattaaaacaaataaataaaaactacgtAAACCTAAATAAAACTACCTACAAATAAACTACGTAAACTAAatctataagaaaaaaaaaacgaaataaaatttaagaaaacaaaacaaaattaaaatcaaaataaaataaaataaaaataaaaaccaactAACATAAATAacgtaaagaaaaaaaataaaaacaatttttttttaaaacagaaaatctgtaaattaaaataaaataaaatctataatgaaataaaataaacaaaatcaaaacaaatcaaaacaattaaaatatttacaatatttaggaaattatactcaacaaatcaaacatGTTCCCCGGCAACGGCGTCAAAAagttgatgactttttacggcaagtgcaccgcgtttgtcaaaagtaataattgtcgaGTAATAATTGTCGAGTATAATCCCCCACAAGGAatagtgaattatcgagtacaataatcgctaaatataaaaacagaacaattaaaagagttttgaattaattgtgttggcactgatcaataagaaaacaaacaaagaattagttgtttcaattggaaaaataaggattagtttcatctctctcactctcaagtattttgattagcatgtcaatattaagttctttgattgaaattgatgccagTATAAAAAGTGTATTAAgagtggttgtgttggcgatgatcaataagaaaacagagagaattaattgtttcaattggaaaaatagggattaggtttcatctctctcactctcatgtattttgattaacatgtcaatattaagttctttaattgaaattgatgcccgtataaaaatcatttatatcgattcctcgcatataaaatccttaagaatgtcccctaactatcgatccctcgcataattataagaacaacttagaacgaagctcagacgtttaatagcaattaacatttcaagtctattcttagcactcaaatatgttaagtattgttgtttaggtccgaaccctaaaaatacctcccggtcagatttaagattctcaatttgtcacggaaaattaaaagtaaaacaacaataccaataatcaatcaagaactgaatattaatatataaaatatcacctcaatacataagagtttgagcagattactcccaatcccaaaggggtagaattagccacgcatacttctatcaccttccattctcccaattgggttacaattcactctatggtgttttcctctcaatctcgcaccctaaggttgagcctctagccctctatttatcctagttttctagggtcaggttgtttattgtgtcgcgctaatgggctaaatgataaaacataaaaaaggcccaatctttctttgcatcttttccattctgggaccttctatctttatccttttagctcaaatcattcatcttta
This region includes:
- the LOC137838562 gene encoding uncharacterized protein yields the protein MCDFCGGDHPNGHCSYLNNSSEVEDSSMLERMSKVEEALTKLVIMEENSMTTIRNIEIQMGKVAKQFEEIQSGQFLVDNQTSPKEHCNKVIAEKEDETEELEREMKRSEEEKIKNKERSVLEKDLSYPHPPSKTEKDRKFFDKLLPRNYFAGNLKQNSTFERFLKNRSYIEERNRELEARCSIMTQRDLLQNSKNLGSFNLPVSIGVLSVDKAALYLGDLEVQPTKMQLAKRSIKDPYRVVEDVLVTRKNAYNMMQQRELSILK